One Carassius gibelio isolate Cgi1373 ecotype wild population from Czech Republic chromosome A7, carGib1.2-hapl.c, whole genome shotgun sequence DNA window includes the following coding sequences:
- the LOC128016444 gene encoding glucagon family neuropeptides isoform X2, translating into MMTSSKTTLAFLIYGLLVQCHVCSPLSYPSIRMETAGFNEEGHSLTDLTFDSDQISIRSSPSVTEDALTLYSPPSKRLERHADGMFNKAYRKALGQLTARKYLHTLMAKRVGGGSTMEDDTEPLSKRHSDGVFTDSYSHYRKQMAMKKYLAAVLGKSPEDLDLHQLLQDVDFGVFPDGDEIGAFLLDWLRQFPPEFPAL; encoded by the exons ATGATGACGAGCAGCAAAACGACTCTTGCTTTCCTCATCTACGGGCTCCTCGTACAATGCCACGTGTGTTCGCCGTTGAGTTACCCGAGCATCAG GATGGAGACCGCAGGATTTAACGAGGAGGGACACTCGTTAACGGATCTGACCTTTGACAGTGACCAGATCTCTATTCGAAGCTCTCCTTCAGTCACTGAAGACGCACTCACGTTATACAGTCCTCCATCGAAAAG ACTGGAAAGGCACGCTGACGGGATGTTTAATAAAGCCTACCGGAAAGCGCTCGGTCAGTTAACCGCGCGGAAATACCTGCACACACTGATGGCCAAACGCGTAGG GGGAGGAAGCACGATGGAGGACGACACCGAGCCGCTCTCAAAGCGTCACTCGGACGGGGTTTTCACCGACAGCTACAGTCACTACCGGAAGCAGATGGCCATGAAGAAGTATCTGGCCGCAGTCCTGGGCAAAAG ccCTGAAGACTTAGATTTGCACCAATTGCTACAAGACGTAGACTTTGGTGTGTTCCCGGATGGGGATGAGATTGGGGCATTTTTATTGGATTGGCTGAGACAGTTCCCTCCTGAATTCCCG GCTTTGTGA
- the LOC128016444 gene encoding glucagon family neuropeptides isoform X1 yields the protein MMTSSKTTLAFLIYGLLVQCHVCSPLSYPSIRMETAGFNEEGHSLTDLTFDSDQISIRSSPSVTEDALTLYSPPSKRLERHADGMFNKAYRKALGQLTARKYLHTLMAKRVGGGSTMEDDTEPLSKRHSDGVFTDSYSHYRKQMAMKKYLAAVLGKSPEDLDLHQLLQDVDFGVFPDGDEIGAFLLDWLRQFPPEFPVSF from the exons ATGATGACGAGCAGCAAAACGACTCTTGCTTTCCTCATCTACGGGCTCCTCGTACAATGCCACGTGTGTTCGCCGTTGAGTTACCCGAGCATCAG GATGGAGACCGCAGGATTTAACGAGGAGGGACACTCGTTAACGGATCTGACCTTTGACAGTGACCAGATCTCTATTCGAAGCTCTCCTTCAGTCACTGAAGACGCACTCACGTTATACAGTCCTCCATCGAAAAG ACTGGAAAGGCACGCTGACGGGATGTTTAATAAAGCCTACCGGAAAGCGCTCGGTCAGTTAACCGCGCGGAAATACCTGCACACACTGATGGCCAAACGCGTAGG GGGAGGAAGCACGATGGAGGACGACACCGAGCCGCTCTCAAAGCGTCACTCGGACGGGGTTTTCACCGACAGCTACAGTCACTACCGGAAGCAGATGGCCATGAAGAAGTATCTGGCCGCAGTCCTGGGCAAAAG ccCTGAAGACTTAGATTTGCACCAATTGCTACAAGACGTAGACTTTGGTGTGTTCCCGGATGGGGATGAGATTGGGGCATTTTTATTGGATTGGCTGAGACAGTTCCCTCCTGAATTCCCGGTGAGTTTCTAA